The following are from one region of the Trichoderma breve strain T069 chromosome 5, whole genome shotgun sequence genome:
- a CDS encoding SMP-30/Gluconolaconase/LRE-like region domain-containing protein has protein sequence MALWAATLFALCGVSLASSSAPSLSSVRTLFEFPKQSYIENLAVRSNGQILISDLSTSQLYLFDPSAPGPSQPVVVHDFTESLGLAGIAEYQPDVFAVISDLRGVGISSSHGKPGLTSPPVVKNIAHVKPAQFLNGISVLSQKDQTLLVGDVNGGVIWSLDIKTGHYEVAINNTFTKLYASPPFSASGVDGVHVRGNSVYFTNFGNGTFNKMPINSDGTSTGPVTTIAHTKGPLDQYDDFTFDCDGNAFVVTGGGNTIELISADGKRQVYFAGNLNSTAIAEPTSCAFGRGPHDKNVLYVVTAGGMQTPVNGDIVIGGQLVAINTTSRGSAC, from the exons ATGGCTCTATGGGCTGCTACTCTGTTCGCCCTTTGTGGCGTTTCCTTAGCCTCCTCATCAGCGCCATCACTTAGTTCCGTCAGAACTCTATTCGAGTTCCCCAAACAATCTTACATCGAGAACCTCGCAGTTCGAAGCAATGGCCAGATTCTCATCTCGGATCTCAGCACATCGCAACTTTATCTTTTTGACCCTTCAGCGCCTGGGCCAAGTCAGCCTGTTGTTGTCCATGACTTCACCGAGTCCCTTGGCCTCGCAGGCATCGCAGAGTACCAGCCAGACGTATTTGCCGTGATTTCGG ACCTACGCGGCGTTGGGATTTCCTCGTCACATGGCAAGCCAGGGCTCACATCCCCGCCTGTGGTGAAGAATATTGCGCATGTTAAGCCAGCCCAATTTCTCAACGGCATCTCAGTGCTCTCTCAAAAGGACCAAACTCTTCTCGTTGGCGATGTGAATGGTGGTGTTATCTGGAGCTTGGACATTAAGACGGGACACTACGAGGTTGCTATTAACAATACATTCACAAAGCTTTACGCATCACCACCTTTTTCAGCATCGGGAGTAGATGGAGTTCATGTTCGCGGCAACTCAGTCTACTTTACAAACTTTGGAAACGGCACTTTCAATAAGATGCCCATCAACTCGGACGGCACCTCTACAGGGCCTGTTACGACAATTGCACATACTAAGGGGCCATTGGACCAGTACGACGACTTTACGTTTGACTGTGATGGCAATGCTTTTGTGGTGACTGGAGGCGGAAATACTATCGAGCTGATTTCAGCTGATGGCAAGCGCCAAGTTTATTTTGCTGGCAACCTCAACTCTACTGCGATTGCCGAGCCAACGTCTTGTGCATTTGGCCGTGGCCCACACGATAAGAATGTCCTCTATGTTGTTACGGCTGGTGGAATGCAGACGCCAGTAAATGGAGACATTGTAATCGGTGGACAACTCGTTGCAATCAACACTACTTCGAGGGGATCTGCATGCTGA
- a CDS encoding male sterility protein domain-containing protein, protein MSLREKYMAKETRLADLESFDLDKDQWLRLCGKSSSDAKVDAVVHNGAAVNWVASCSDLHKTNIDSAVQLLKIAIESTAFPKYVYISGGLKKRASETLEEFAAKLLSWAGYFQTKFVAESVIREIASRLPAVQNRISVVKPGLIIGTAASGAANTDDVLWRAVATAVGIGLTLLSIK, encoded by the exons ATGTCGCTACGGGAAAAATACATGGCCAAGGAAACACGTCTAGCAGACCTCG AGAGTTTCGATTTAGATAAAGATCAGTGGCTCCGCCTTTGCGGAAAATCCAGCAGCGATGCAAAAGTCGACGCCGTCGTCCACAATGGAGCTGCTGTGAACTGGGTTGCCAGTTGTAGTGATCTGCACAAGACTAACATTGATTCCGCGGTACAACTACTCAAAATTGCCATTGAATCTACGGCGTTTCCCAAGTATGTTTACATCTCTGGagggctgaagaagagagcatcTGAAACGCTGGAAGAATTTGCAGCCAAATTGCTGAGTTGGGCTGGATATTTCCAAACAAAGTTTGTTGCCGAGAGCGTAATCCGCGAAATTGCTTCAAGATTGCCGGCAGTTCAGAACCGCATATCAGTAGTTAAACCAGGCCTGATCATCGGAACAGCAGCTTCAGGAGCCGCCAATACTGATGATGTCCTTTGGAGGGCAGTGGCAACAGCAGTTGGTATAGGGTTAACCCTTTTGTCGATAAAGTAG
- a CDS encoding NAD dependent epimerase/dehydratase family domain-containing protein — translation MNSAKHDIASQKLLITGVTGFIGFKSLLIALERGYAIRAVVRNERSISQLTDKSSLISEGHKNGILDFVVVPDFLACDNWPAVLDGITSIIHIASPLAHESDDYERDIISPAISMVTTVLEAAANVPSVRRIVITSSCVTLIPFEWNMAPNSERLYFASDINSDPQKPYGSAMEAYWASKAYSRIATREFIAKKKPHFDFVHLLPSVVFGSDERILPNGSVDELLKDNRAAVLAPALDGSTNSSFPFVGVPVHVADVARAHVDAVDSSRIPGNTEYILSSDTPEGVVWDRDIAAVAKKYFPEEVQSKLLPLEGTLPCIKWRLDGDATEKAFGWKFTSFEQTMRELLAQYLKLKQNANQ, via the exons ATGAACTCTGCAAAGCATGATATTGCTTCACAAAAGCTTCTG ATAACCGGGGTCACAGGCTTCATTGGTTTTAAGTCGCTACTTATCGCTCTCGAAAGAGGATATGCCATTCGCGCTGTCGTTCGAAATGAGCGAAGCATCTCACAGCTTACGGACAAGAGCTCCCTGATTTCTGAAGGCCATAAGAACGGGATCTTAGACTTTGTCGTGGTTCCTGATTTCTTGGCATGTGACAATTGGCCTGCTGTTCTAGATGGCATCACGAGCATTATCCACATCGCATCCCCGCTGGCACATGAA AGTGACGACTACGAGAGAGACATAATAAGTCCCGCGATATCCATGGTGACCACGGTCTTGGAAGCAGCCGCCAATGTCCCATCCGTCCGAAGAATTGTCATCACTTCCTCGT GCGTCACCTTGATTCCTTTCGAATGGAACATGGCTCCCAACAGTGAGAGACTGTACTTCG CATCGGATATAAATTCAGATCCTCAAAAGCCATATGGCAGTGCCATGGAAGCCTACTGGGCTTCAAAGGCATACTCAAGAATCGCTACGCGGGAATTTATTGCGAAAAAGAAGCCTCACTTTGACTTTGTTCATCTGCTTCCCTCGGTGGTGTTTGGTTCGGACGAGCGAATTCTTCCAAATGGCTCTGTAGATGAACTGTTGAAGGATAACCGAGCTGCAGTCCTTGCCCCAGCACTTGACGGCTCTACGAACTCATCATTTCCGTTTGTCGGTGTGCCTGTTCACGTTGCGGACGTTGCACGCGCCCATGTCGACGCAGTGGACAGCTCGCGAATTCCAGGAAATACCGAGTACATCCTTAGCTCTGACACCCCTGAAGGTGTTGTCTGGGATAGAGATATTGCAGCGGTTGCCAAGAAATATTTCCCAGAAGAAGTGCAAAGTAAATTGCTACCGCTTGAGGGCACGCTGCCTTGTATCAAGTGGCGActggatggcgatgctacAGAAAAAGCGTTTGGGTGGAAGTTTACTAGCTTTGAACAAACCATGAGAGAGCTGCTCGCTCAGTATCTGAAGCTCAAGCAAAACGCTAACCAATAG
- a CDS encoding methyltransferase domain-containing protein, giving the protein MGSPTGSKRSSRSDSLVGPAPRSSPVGKSSPAGNLDEEPEAENLGHLHGNAVIEPGGSDEDGEFSPSEYDAESINDQTDSTSLGSSIYDHSHVNGRRYHRYRHGRYPIPNDEAEQNREDMLHTMMLEATDGKLFYAPIGDHPQKIIDLGTGTGLWAIEMGDRYPGAEVLGLDLSPIQPTWVPANVTFLVDDVEADWLNGDNWDFVHLRNMIPVMKSPVGLLKQAYDNMKPGGWVELQDVDGDVHSDDNTIPDDWPLKKFTEYMLEAFAKFGTNAHAAVFGRQYLAEAGFVNIQHNYIKLPYGTWPKDKVKRLVGMYYRTACEDFFPAVGAIHFPMLGWEKAEMEIFFMECRQAMRDPKVHAYGKMHFWSGQKPYDAE; this is encoded by the exons ATGGGGAGCCCTACAGGGAGCAAGAGATCCAGCCGGAGTGATTCCCTGGTTGGACCTGCTCCTCGATCGAGCCCTGTCGGCAAGTCAAGCCCTGCTGGAAATCTAG ATGAGGAGCCTGAGGCGGAGAATTTGGGGCACTTACACGGCAATGCCGTCATCGAGCCAGGTGGcagtgatgaggatggcgaaTTTTCACCCAGTGAATATGATGCCGAGTCCATCAACGACCAAACCGACTCTACATCTTTGGGATCAAGCATTTATGACCATAGCCATGTCAATGGCCGGCGGTATCATCGTTACCGACACGGCAGATACCCAATCCCCAATGATGAGGCGGAACAGAACCGTGAGGACATGCTCCACACAATGATGCTGGAGGCTACAGACGGCAAGCTATTCTATGCCCCGATCGGGGACCATCCGCAGAAGATTATTGATCTCGGTACCGGCACCGGTTTATGGGCTATTGAGA TGGGCGACAGATATCCGGGTGCTGAGGTTCTGGGACTTGACTTGAGTCCTATCCAACCTACCTGGGTGCCTGCCAATGTCACATTTCTCGTCGACGATGTCGAAGCAGACTGGCTCAACGGTGATAACTGGGACTTTGTGCACCTACGCAACATGATACCCGTCATGAAATCACCCGTTGGTCTGCTTAAGCAAGCATACGA CAATATGAAGCCGGGTGGTTGGGTCGAGCTACAAGACgtggatggagatgtacATTCAGATGACAACACGATCCCAGACGACTGGCCTCTCAAGAAATTCACTGAGTACATGCTTGAGGCGTTTGCAAAATTTGGCACAAATGCCCATGCCGCTGTCTTTGGGAGACAGTATTTGGCTGAGGCAGGCTTTGTCAACATCCAACACAATTATATCAAGCTCCCATATGGCACATGGCCGAAAGACAA AGTTAAGCGTCTAGTCGGTATGTATTATCGCACAGCCTGCGAAGACTTCTTCCCAGCGGTGGGAGCTATTCATTTCCCCATGCTCGGatgggaaaaggcagaaatggaaatcttcttcatggaGTGTCGTCAGGCTATGCGTGACCCCAAAGTCCACGCGTACGGCAAGATGCATTTCTGGAGTGGCCAAAAGCCCTATGACGCGGAGTGA
- a CDS encoding ricin-type beta-trefoil lectin domain-like domain-containing protein: MSEVTNRNDVRAANAAGGWTIVYGDLINEADVVELIISVPTGTVAGWVSDQVDAQVQKFNQSLATVSDDVVKEATEFLKSLLQGKRSGERDINGLGVKAGIVTYHRKLKTPFGSTPLPNNHQPYIGIRITKPLPPKGAATTVQVPPSAQSGMQQPAQSRVPSNGLDSRSWYRITNSARPGMAIDVVNDGNQQQDGQVQMAAEGNFSGQHWQLRPSRTNPGAYNLCNMWLGSDKCLDVYGNDKTRPHLATAGNYSGQQWRVEQQGNGTWKLSNSYSGPLALSADAYGAELSLKDPQLSPAMSWTLQPIKPITEVGF; the protein is encoded by the coding sequence ATGTCTGAAGTCACCAATCGTAATGATGTTCGAGCAGCAAATGCCGCCGGAGGTTGGACTATTGTCTATGGAGATCTCATCAACGAAGCGGATGTAGTTGAACTGATCATATCTGTTCCCACCGGCACTGTAGCTGGTTGGGTCTCCGACCAAGTGGACGCACAGGTGCAAAAGTTTAACCAAAGCCTTGCCACCGTCTCTGACGACGTTGTCAAAGAAGCAACAGAATTTCTCAAAAGCCTTCTTCAGGGAAAGAGATCCGGGGAACGAGACATCAATGGATTGGGTGTCAAAGCAGGAATTGTCACGTATCATCGCAAACTCAAGACGCCTTTTGGTTCTACGCCGTTGCCAAACAACCATCAACCGTACATTGGTATACGAATTACCAAGCCTCTGCCACCAAAGGGGGCTGCTACTACAGTTCAAGTGCCGCCAAGTGCGCAGTCGGGTATGCAGCAGCCTGCGCAATCGAGGGTGCCATCGAATGGCCTAGACAGCAGGTCATGGTACAGGATCACGAATTCAGCGAGACCCGGAATGGCAATTGATGTTGTCAACGATGGGAATCAACAGCAAGATGGCCAAGTACAAATGGCCGCTGAAGGGAATTTCAGCGGACAGCATTGGCAGCTTCGTCCTTCTAGAACCAACCCCGGCGCTTATAACCTGTGTAATATGTGGCTTGGAAGCGACAAGTGCTTGGATGTATATGGCAACGACAAAACACGACCACATCTAGCCACAGCTGGTAACTACTCGGGACAGCAGTGGCGCGTAGAACAACAGGGGAACGGAACTTGGAAGCTGTCGAACTCGTATTCTGGGCCATTGGCCCTGTCGGCTGATGCTTATGGAGCAGAGCTATCCCTCAAAGACCCCCAGCTTTCTCCTGCAATGTCGTGGACCTTGCAGCCTATTAAGCCAATCACAGAGGTTGGGTTTTAA